The genome window ATGCCGACGGCATGCTGGAACACGACGGCGATGTGGGCAAGCTGTTGCAAACCCTTGACGACCTGAAGATCGCCGACAACACCATCGTGGTCTACACCACCGATAACGGGCCGAACCAGTTCTCCTGGCCGGACGCGGCGACCACGCCGTTCCGCAACGAGAAGGACTCCAACTGGGAAGGTGCCTATCGGGTGCCGGCGATCATTCGCTGGCCGGGCAAGATCAAGCAGGGCGAGGTGTCCAACGAAATGGTCTCGGGCATGGACTGGTTCCCGACCTTGCTGGCCGCCGCGGGTGATGCACAGGTGAAGGACAAGTTGCTCAAGGGCTGGGCGCCCACTGCCGGCGGCACCCATTTCAAGGTGCATCTGGACGGTTACAACCAACTGCCCTACCTGACCGGCCAACAACCCAAAGGCGCACGCAACGAGTTCTACTACTTCAATGACGACGGCATGCTGGTCTCGATGCGTTTCGACAACTGGAAAGTGGTGTTCGCCGAGCAGCGCCAGCCAGGGGGGTTCCGGGTCTGGAGCGAACCGTTCGTGCAACTGCGGGTGCCGAAGATCTTCAACCTGAGGATGGATCCGTATGAGCGCGCGGATGTCGTGAGCGACCAGTATTACGACTGGACCACCAAAAACGTCTATCTGGCGGCTGTGGCGGTGACCAAGGCGGCGAAGTTCCTCGAAACCTTTGTCGAGTACCCACCCAGCCAGAAACCGGCGAGCTTCGGCATCGACCAGATTCGCGAGGCGGTGGACAAGAAGATCGAAGCGAAGATGAAGGCCGCACCTGCGTCATAACGGCCACAACACAGCCCCCTGTGACAGGGTTTGTGTGGGAGCGGGCTTGCTCGCGAATACGGAGTGCCAGTCAACAGATTCATTGACTGATCCACCGCATTCGCGAGCAAGCCCGCTCCCACATAAGCCCGTTCACACATTTGTGACCGAGTACCTGCACAAGGTTATCCCCATGTCTTCACGTACCACCCACAAAGTCATCGAGCGAAGCACGCCCTCATCCTTGTTGATCCCCGCCCTCCTGCTGTTCATCTCCGGTGGCGCAGCGCTGGTGTATCAGGTGCTGTGGATCAAGCAACTGTCCCTGGTAGTCGGCGTGGAGGTGTATGCGATCACCACCGGTATCAGCGCATTTTTTGCCGGGCTGGCGTTGGGCGGCTGGCTGTTCGGACGTTTGGCGGATCGCTTTGCGCGGCCGCTGCTGTTGTATGCAGGACTGGAATTTCTGGTCGCCGTGCTGGGGGTTGGCGCGACGCTGGCCCTGGGCGTGGCGGCCGAGCCGTTTGCCTGGCTGGAACAACGCCTCGGCCTCACGGCCTGGACACTGCCGTTTGCCCTGGTGGGCCTGCCGGCGATGTTGATGGGCGGCACACTGCCGGTGCTGGTGCGCTCGTTGGGCATCGATGCCAAGGGCTTGAGCCGGGCCGGTGGACGGCTGTACGCGGCGAACACGGCCGGGGCGATTGCCGGGACGCTGCTGACCGCGTTTGTCTTGATTGCGCAACTGGGCGTGCGTGGCAGTGCGTTGGTTGCCGCGATGCTGAACCTGCTGGCTGCTGTGGGTGCGTTGCTGGCGGTGCGTCATCAAGCGCCCGTAGCGATAGCGCCGACACGCACCGTGCAACCGGCGCGGCTGGCGTTGGTGCTGTACGCCATCGCCGGTGGCGTGGCGCTGGGCTATGAAGTGGTGTGGTCGCAGTCCATCGTGCAGTTCATGAGCACGCGCACCTATGCGTTTGCCGTGGTACTCGCCACCTACCTCACCGGTTTGTTGGTTGGCAGCCAACTGATGTCGCGCCGGGTAGAACGCCTGCGTGATCCCTGGGGCGTGTTCGGCTTGCTGATCGCGGGAGCGGGCCTGGTCGCGTTGTTGGAGATCGCCCTGCTGGGGCGTTGGCTGGTGTTGCTGCAAACCCAGGCTGAAGCACTGGTGCTGAGCCTGGGCGGCCATGAGCTGCCGGGGATGAGCGCGCGGTTTGCCGTGGCGGCGCTGTGCATCGTGTTCGTGCCGACGGTGTTGCTGGGCGCGGCGTTTCCCGTGGCGTTGCGCCTGAGCGTGGGCGATCGGCATGTCGGCCGCGACGTGGGCGCGGTGGTGGCCTTCAATACCTTGGGCGGGATCATCGGGGTGATGCTGTGCGGGTTTGTGCTGATTCCCTGGTTGGGGTTGGTGCGGACATTGGGATTGCTTGCTGTGATCGCAGATGGCGTGGGGTATTTAGCCGTGCGCCGTGGGCACGGGGTGAAAAAAGGTCGGCGGCAGGCGGTAGTCGCCTTGGGCTTGATCTCGCTGGTGATAGCACTGTTGACCCCGGTGGATCGCCTGGCAAAATTGCTGCCCGGTGCGCGTAACGCCAGCCTCGCGTTTTATCAGGAAGGCCGTGGTGCGACGGTCGCAGTTGTTACCCAAGGCCAGGGTTCACGGGCCTTTCAACGTTTGTATATCCAGGGCGTATCCAATACCGGCGACGCCATGCCGTCATTGCGCTATATGCGCATCCAGGCGCTATTGCCGCTGCTGGTTCACAACGCCGAGCCGAAATCCGCCCTGGTGATCGGCTTTGGCACCGGCATTACGGCCGGTGCGTTATTGCGCTATCCAGGCCTGGAACATCGCGTGGTCGCTGAACTATTGCCATCCGTGGTACAAGCCGCGCCCCTGTTCAAAGGCAACTTCAACGCCGCCGGCGATCCAGCCATCGACCTGCGCCTGCGCGACGGTCGCCAGGAACTGCTGCGCAACCCGCAAACCTATGACCTGATCACCCTGGAACCGCCACCACCCTCCGCCGCCGGTGTAGTGAACCTGTATTCCCAGGATTTCTACCAACTGGCGGCCACACGTCTTGAGAAACACGGCCTGCTCGCCCAATGGCTGCCGCTGCCGACCCAGAACATCGACGACTCCCGCGCCCTGGTGCGCAGCTTCCTCAATGTATTCCCCTACGCGTCGCTGTGGACCAGCGAGTTCCACGAAATGCTGCTGGTGGGCTCCCTTGAGCCGATCACACTGGATGCCGAACGCATTCGCCAGCGCTTTGAACAGCCTGGCGTGCGCAGCGCCCTGGCAGAGGTGGGGATCGATTCGGCGGCAACCCTGCTGGCGACCTGGGTCACCGATCGCCAGGGCCTTGAGCGTTTTGCCGGGGAGGCGCTGCCGGTCACCGACGACCAACCGCGTATCGAATACGCGCCGTGGGTACGCAGCAAGGAAATCACCCGGGTCCTGCCAGCCTTGCTCGACCTGCGGGTGCCTGTGCCGTTGATCAACGCCGATGCGGCCTTTGCCCGTACGCTGGCCGCCGAACAGCAGCGCCTGATGCAGTTCTACCGTGCCAGCCTGCATGCCTATGACGGTGACCGCGATGCCTGGGGACGGGATATGCGCGAGGTGTTGCGTGGGGACGGGGCCAACCCGTATTTCCGATGGTTTGGCGGCAACTGAGGCGGTGGTGAGGGCATAGCGCCCTCACCGTCCCGGGCCGTTCTAGTGTTTCAGCTTCACATAAGACTGATGCAGGTCCGACGCCCAGCCATCGATCACGCTTTTCACGTCGTCGGCCTTCATCACCTGCGACTCGTTGGACAGTGGCTTGCCGGTGCCTTTGCGCACCACTTGGGCGAGTACCTTGCCACTGGCGCCATCGAGGAACTGCGCCTCGGTGCCCAGGGTGGTTTCCTGATCACGGTGGCCAGTGCCGGTACTCACTGCCGCGACGACCAACGCTACCGGGATGTACTCGTACGGGGCGAGGCCTTCGGTCTTGCTGCTCACAGCGGTGATCGCCGCACGTACCACAATCACGCCAGGACCCGGCGCATTCGCCAGGGGCATGGATTTTTCCAGCTCACGCTTGAGCGCCTGGTTGTAGTAGGTGTTGATGCCATTGAGGGTGCTTTCGGGGATTTTTGCGGTGGCCTGTGGCTTGGGATAGAACTGGGTCGGCTCGACGAACACCGCGTGGTAGCGGCTCAGATCCAGCTTGGGGTCGACCCAGCGCATCACGTCGGCACCCGAGGGTGACTTGGCTTGCTTGAGCTGACTGTAGTCCGAGAGAAAGCCGGAGTACTCGTCCGGTTGAGTCACCTTGCTGGCACAGCCGGCCATTGCCACTGAGGCAACGCACAGTGTGCTGATCATTAGCCTTAGCTTCATCATTGAACTCCCTGGCGGTCATCATCGAAACAGTGAGCTGTAGGTATAGCCAATCCTGGGGAATTAGCCTTATTTCCGGCACGGGTTTGACAGACCTGCCCCCAGCGTCAAAGCTGCACGAAGCTCAAGCACGCCACAGAGCGTCCACGCATCAAGACAACGGAAGTCGGAATGCCCAAGCCCAAAAAAGACCCAGCCGCCCGCCGTCGTTTGCTTTACCCCGTATTGATTGTGTTGCTGCTGTTGGCCCTGACCGGAATCTGGGTTTTCCTGCAGGCCGGTACGCCTCGCTTGCCGGCGCCGGTCGTGGCCGCCAAACCTGTGACTAGCGCCCCGGCGAGGATGGTCGATGAGCAACAGTGCCAAGGCTGCCATCAGGCACAGGCCAAGGACTGGCAAGGCTCCCACCATCAACTGGCGATGCAATTGGCCACGCCGCAGACCGTGCCGGCGGACTTCAACGACGCCACCTTTACCGGCGAAGGCGAAACCACCCGGTTCTTTCGACGCGGCGACGAATTCTGGGTCAACACCCCTGGCAGCGACGGCCACGCCGCTGACTTCAAGCTGGCCTACACCTTTGGCATCGCACCGTTGCAGCAATACCTGATCGAGGTCGGCGGCGGTCGCCTGCAAGCCCTCGGCGTGGCCTGGGATACCCAGCAGAACCGCTGGTTTCACCTCTACCCCGGCCAGGGCGTGACCTTCAAGAACCCGCTGCACTGGAGCAAACCCAGTCAGAATGCCAATTTCATGTGCGTGGAATGCCACACCACCGGTTACACGCGCAATTTCGACGCGCAGAACAACACCTTCGACAGCCGCTGGAACAGCCTGGGTGTCGGCTGCCAGGCCTGCCATGGGCCGGCCTCCAACCACCTGCAATGGGCCGCAAAAAAGGGCGACCTGCTGCACGCCGGTTTCGCCGTGCACCTCAAAGACAAGGACGCCACCGTCGAACTGGAAACCTGCGCCCGCTGCCACGCACGGCGCGCGCCCTTGGGCGACGGTTTTACCGTGGGCAAGCGCCTGATGGACGACTACCTGCCCAGCGTACTGACCCGCGAACTCTATGCCCTGGACGGCAAGATCAAGGATGAAGTGTTCGAACACGGCTCCTTCGCCCAAAGCAAGATGGCCGAGAAAGGCGTGCGGTGCAGCAACTGCCACAACCCCCACAGCAACGCACTCAAGGCGCCGGGCAACGCGGTGTGCCTGCAATGCCATAACACTGCGGGCAAAACCCCATTTGCCACGGTGGATGGGCGCGGGTTGCAAGCAAAAAACTACGATTCGGACGAACACACGGGCAAGCCTGTCGGCCAGCCAGGTTCGTTCTGTGTCGACTGCCACATGCCGGGCAAGGTGTACATGGGCAACGACTTGCGCCATGACCACAGTTTCAGCATCCCTGCCGGCGCACGCGACGTGCTGAAGGCAGCGACTTACGCCGAGAGCATGGCGCTGATTCGTGGCGGCCAGCCCGGTGCCGCCCAGGCGCTGTATGAGCAGTTGGCACGCGGCAATCTGCCGGCGATCCAGCGGGCGACGCTGTTGGTCGAGCTGCCCAACTATCCGAGTGAACAGGCATTGAAGCTGGCGACCAGGGACCTGGCCAACCCAGCCCCGCAAGTGCGCGAAAGTGCCGTGCGTGCCGTCAGCGCCCTTCTGCCGCCGTCGGAACGCAGTGCACTCTATGGTCCCTTGCTGCGAGACCCGGTGCGCGCC of Pseudomonas azotoformans contains these proteins:
- a CDS encoding arylsulfatase, with product MTRIRKWLPKLALVAVSVLGASASAWAAEKPNILVIFGDDIGQTNISAYSMGVVGYKTPNIDRIAKEGMMFTDYYAENSCTAGRSSFITGQTPLRTGLSKVGIPGAPVGLQKRDITIAQALKSLGYSTGQFGKNHLGDRDEYLPTNHGFDEFFGNLYHLNAEEEPERPYWPKDDADFVKANTPRGVIHSFADGKIEDTGALTTKRMETIDDETTAAAQAFIKKQAEANKPFFVWMNTTRMHLFTHVRDSMKGQSGMPGNEYADGMLEHDGDVGKLLQTLDDLKIADNTIVVYTTDNGPNQFSWPDAATTPFRNEKDSNWEGAYRVPAIIRWPGKIKQGEVSNEMVSGMDWFPTLLAAAGDAQVKDKLLKGWAPTAGGTHFKVHLDGYNQLPYLTGQQPKGARNEFYYFNDDGMLVSMRFDNWKVVFAEQRQPGGFRVWSEPFVQLRVPKIFNLRMDPYERADVVSDQYYDWTTKNVYLAAVAVTKAAKFLETFVEYPPSQKPASFGIDQIREAVDKKIEAKMKAAPAS
- a CDS encoding fused MFS/spermidine synthase; protein product: MSSRTTHKVIERSTPSSLLIPALLLFISGGAALVYQVLWIKQLSLVVGVEVYAITTGISAFFAGLALGGWLFGRLADRFARPLLLYAGLEFLVAVLGVGATLALGVAAEPFAWLEQRLGLTAWTLPFALVGLPAMLMGGTLPVLVRSLGIDAKGLSRAGGRLYAANTAGAIAGTLLTAFVLIAQLGVRGSALVAAMLNLLAAVGALLAVRHQAPVAIAPTRTVQPARLALVLYAIAGGVALGYEVVWSQSIVQFMSTRTYAFAVVLATYLTGLLVGSQLMSRRVERLRDPWGVFGLLIAGAGLVALLEIALLGRWLVLLQTQAEALVLSLGGHELPGMSARFAVAALCIVFVPTVLLGAAFPVALRLSVGDRHVGRDVGAVVAFNTLGGIIGVMLCGFVLIPWLGLVRTLGLLAVIADGVGYLAVRRGHGVKKGRRQAVVALGLISLVIALLTPVDRLAKLLPGARNASLAFYQEGRGATVAVVTQGQGSRAFQRLYIQGVSNTGDAMPSLRYMRIQALLPLLVHNAEPKSALVIGFGTGITAGALLRYPGLEHRVVAELLPSVVQAAPLFKGNFNAAGDPAIDLRLRDGRQELLRNPQTYDLITLEPPPPSAAGVVNLYSQDFYQLAATRLEKHGLLAQWLPLPTQNIDDSRALVRSFLNVFPYASLWTSEFHEMLLVGSLEPITLDAERIRQRFEQPGVRSALAEVGIDSAATLLATWVTDRQGLERFAGEALPVTDDQPRIEYAPWVRSKEITRVLPALLDLRVPVPLINADAAFARTLAAEQQRLMQFYRASLHAYDGDRDAWGRDMREVLRGDGANPYFRWFGGN
- a CDS encoding DUF3313 domain-containing protein, which produces MKLRLMISTLCVASVAMAGCASKVTQPDEYSGFLSDYSQLKQAKSPSGADVMRWVDPKLDLSRYHAVFVEPTQFYPKPQATAKIPESTLNGINTYYNQALKRELEKSMPLANAPGPGVIVVRAAITAVSSKTEGLAPYEYIPVALVVAAVSTGTGHRDQETTLGTEAQFLDGASGKVLAQVVRKGTGKPLSNESQVMKADDVKSVIDGWASDLHQSYVKLKH
- a CDS encoding tetratricopeptide repeat protein, with the translated sequence MPKPKKDPAARRRLLYPVLIVLLLLALTGIWVFLQAGTPRLPAPVVAAKPVTSAPARMVDEQQCQGCHQAQAKDWQGSHHQLAMQLATPQTVPADFNDATFTGEGETTRFFRRGDEFWVNTPGSDGHAADFKLAYTFGIAPLQQYLIEVGGGRLQALGVAWDTQQNRWFHLYPGQGVTFKNPLHWSKPSQNANFMCVECHTTGYTRNFDAQNNTFDSRWNSLGVGCQACHGPASNHLQWAAKKGDLLHAGFAVHLKDKDATVELETCARCHARRAPLGDGFTVGKRLMDDYLPSVLTRELYALDGKIKDEVFEHGSFAQSKMAEKGVRCSNCHNPHSNALKAPGNAVCLQCHNTAGKTPFATVDGRGLQAKNYDSDEHTGKPVGQPGSFCVDCHMPGKVYMGNDLRHDHSFSIPAGARDVLKAATYAESMALIRGGQPGAAQALYEQLARGNLPAIQRATLLVELPNYPSEQALKLATRDLANPAPQVRESAVRAVSALLPPSERSALYGPLLRDPVRAVRIIAARDLLGVPGQGPAWNSAIAEYEQVQLSLLERAEANLNLAMLYQASGRGDQVEAQLRTALQRDPDFFPALVTLAQWLEANSRTPEARRLIADELARRPDAALLQHTQGLMLIRSGDTAQAMPYLRNAARLEPANGQFTFVLAVALHDSGDVDAACEQLEDLLKRQPYNRNARLSLIQYYLENGREPKAQAVMQSWRALNPGDPALK